A single Streptococcus thermophilus DNA region contains:
- a CDS encoding urocanate hydratase, whose protein sequence is MKIKAQRGNQLRTKGWRQEALLRLLENVLENAEDPDNLIVYGALGKAARDWSSYEAIVESLKTIEEDESLIIQSGKPIGILKTHPDAPLVIMANSNLVGKWATSENFYDLYDKNLIAWGGLTAGDWQYIGSQGVIQGTYEIFKSISRLYFSDDLSGRLILTAGMGGMGGSQPLAAKMAGANIIVVDVNEDNIDKRLSIGYVDKKTDSLDQALSWIDDAKRKGENVSIAVIGNAATVYQDILDRGIVPDIVSDQTAAHDLLYGYVPENYSLEKVIRVRQSNPKKLESDAGASIAKEVRAILSFQNKGAKVFDNGNNIRTQAKRFGVENAFDIPIFTEAFLRPLFERAIGPFRWIALSGNPKDIHIIDDYLLEHFSDNTIITDWIKLARKYVPFQGLPARIGWLGHEERTQLALAVNDLVAEGVLSAPVAFTRDHLDAGAMAHPNIMTENLKDGSDAIADWPLLNAMLAASSKADLVAIHSGGGGYTGYMQSAGITVVADGTHEASERLQLSITNDTSLGVLRYADAGYEASLDEIEQKRIRRVHL, encoded by the coding sequence ATGAAGATAAAAGCACAAAGAGGAAATCAACTAAGAACTAAGGGATGGCGTCAAGAAGCGCTTCTTAGGCTCTTGGAAAATGTTTTGGAAAATGCTGAAGATCCTGATAATCTTATCGTTTATGGTGCTCTAGGCAAAGCAGCAAGAGATTGGTCGTCGTATGAAGCTATTGTCGAAAGTTTAAAAACGATTGAGGAAGATGAATCCTTAATTATACAATCTGGGAAACCTATAGGCATTTTAAAAACACATCCAGATGCTCCCTTGGTTATAATGGCTAATTCTAATTTAGTTGGAAAGTGGGCGACTTCGGAAAATTTTTATGATTTGTATGATAAAAACTTAATTGCTTGGGGTGGATTGACTGCAGGAGATTGGCAGTATATTGGTTCACAAGGCGTCATACAGGGAACATATGAAATCTTTAAGTCTATTAGTCGTCTTTATTTCAGCGATGATTTGTCAGGGAGATTAATTCTTACTGCTGGTATGGGTGGAATGGGTGGTTCTCAACCTCTGGCAGCTAAAATGGCGGGTGCAAATATTATTGTTGTCGATGTTAATGAAGACAATATTGATAAGCGTTTATCAATTGGTTATGTTGATAAAAAGACTGATAGTTTAGATCAAGCATTGTCGTGGATAGATGATGCTAAAAGAAAAGGTGAAAATGTTTCTATTGCAGTTATCGGAAATGCAGCAACAGTCTATCAAGATATTTTAGATCGAGGAATCGTTCCTGATATTGTGAGTGATCAGACAGCAGCTCATGATCTTCTTTATGGCTATGTTCCAGAAAATTACTCTTTAGAAAAAGTGATACGAGTTCGTCAGTCAAATCCAAAGAAACTAGAATCTGATGCTGGTGCTTCAATTGCTAAAGAAGTCAGAGCAATTCTTTCTTTCCAAAATAAAGGTGCTAAAGTTTTTGATAATGGGAATAATATTCGTACACAGGCAAAAAGGTTCGGAGTTGAGAATGCCTTCGATATTCCTATTTTTACAGAAGCTTTCTTAAGACCTCTATTTGAAAGAGCCATAGGTCCTTTTCGTTGGATAGCCTTGTCAGGGAATCCAAAGGACATTCACATTATTGATGATTATCTTTTAGAGCACTTTTCAGATAATACCATTATCACAGATTGGATCAAATTAGCACGTAAGTATGTTCCTTTTCAAGGATTACCTGCTCGTATCGGATGGTTAGGCCATGAGGAAAGAACTCAATTAGCTTTAGCTGTTAATGATTTAGTAGCAGAAGGTGTTCTATCAGCACCAGTTGCCTTTACACGTGATCATTTGGATGCTGGAGCTATGGCACATCCTAATATTATGACTGAGAATTTAAAAGATGGTTCTGATGCCATTGCAGACTGGCCACTGTTAAATGCCATGTTAGCGGCATCGTCTAAAGCAGATTTGGTCGCTATCCATTCAGGTGGAGGAGGATACACCGGTTATATGCAGAGTGCTGGTATTACTGTTGTAGCTGATGGGACACATGAAGCTTCTGAACGTCTCCAGTTATCAATTACCAATGACACTAGCTTAGGTGTTCTTCGCTATGCGGATGCTGGCTATGAAGCATCTCTAGACGAGATTGAGCAAAAACGTATTAGACGTGTTCATTTATAA
- a CDS encoding response regulator transcription factor, whose amino-acid sequence MKLLVAEDQSMLRDALCQLLMLEDDVEDVHAASDGQEAIALLKKEEVDVAILDIEMPVKTGLDVLEWIRANQRETKVVIVTTFKRKGYFKRALAAQVDAYVLKERSISDLMATIHTVLAGQKEYSPELVEGVAFDNNPLSQREQEVLVMVAEGSTNQEIAESLFLSNGTVRNYMTAILTKLDAGNRTEAVRIAKEKDWLG is encoded by the coding sequence ATGAAATTATTAGTCGCCGAAGACCAGTCAATGTTGAGGGATGCCCTCTGCCAACTCCTCATGTTGGAAGACGATGTCGAAGATGTCCATGCGGCCAGTGATGGTCAAGAAGCCATTGCTCTCTTGAAAAAAGAAGAGGTCGACGTAGCAATTTTAGACATTGAAATGCCAGTTAAGACAGGTCTTGATGTCCTAGAGTGGATCCGTGCCAACCAAAGAGAAACGAAGGTCGTTATTGTGACCACCTTCAAACGTAAAGGCTATTTTAAACGAGCCCTTGCAGCCCAGGTGGATGCTTATGTGCTCAAAGAGCGTTCCATCAGTGACCTTATGGCGACCATCCATACCGTCCTAGCAGGTCAAAAGGAGTACTCGCCAGAGCTAGTTGAAGGTGTCGCCTTTGACAATAATCCACTTAGCCAACGTGAACAAGAAGTCTTGGTCATGGTTGCCGAAGGTTCAACTAACCAAGAAATCGCAGAAAGCCTCTTCCTCTCAAATGGAACAGTTCGAAATTACATGACAGCCATCCTGACCAAACTCGATGCAGGCAACAGAACAGAAGCTGTCCGCATTGCCAAAGAAAAAGACTGGTTGGGATGA
- a CDS encoding sensor histidine kinase, producing the protein MFRTYQKNDFAYFVSLIFLVFPILGVFGGYFPVWTLVLTGLFTTAYLLIVYLKKAYSKWIPFLWFYTLAYIIFMSISFQGGMMWFVFFNVNLLVWRFEDRISSYRFLSFIATLLILTSSSFLLTDDLSTHLMSMAITLFSLGMYYFQNRMRQERKMEEALAEQNRTINILSAENERNRIGRDLHDTLGHTFAMMSLKTELALKQMDKEQYEAARKNLEELNQISRDSMYEVREIVNKLKYRTVAEELLELERLFDLSDIVLTVDSSLDLDSLSPVSQSTLSMVLRELANNVIKHSQADSCQIRLRRDHGIVLEIEDDGCGFEEVTGQELHSIRERLSLVDGDLEILSQSHPTIIRVHLKEGGKA; encoded by the coding sequence ATGTTTAGAACATACCAGAAAAATGATTTTGCTTATTTTGTTAGTCTGATTTTCCTTGTCTTCCCGATCTTAGGAGTTTTTGGTGGGTATTTTCCAGTTTGGACCCTAGTTTTGACGGGCCTGTTTACCACCGCTTATCTCCTTATAGTGTATTTGAAAAAAGCTTATAGCAAGTGGATTCCATTTCTGTGGTTTTACACTCTAGCTTACATTATCTTTATGTCCATTTCCTTCCAAGGTGGCATGATGTGGTTTGTTTTTTTCAATGTTAATCTTCTCGTTTGGCGCTTTGAGGATAGAATATCTTCTTATCGATTCTTATCCTTTATAGCGACACTCTTGATTTTGACGTCATCATCCTTCCTACTGACAGACGATTTGAGTACCCATCTCATGTCTATGGCTATTACCCTCTTTTCTTTGGGAATGTACTATTTTCAAAACCGTATGCGTCAGGAGAGAAAGATGGAAGAAGCCCTTGCGGAGCAGAATCGGACCATTAATATCCTGTCAGCTGAAAATGAACGCAATCGTATCGGTCGTGATTTGCACGATACCTTAGGGCATACCTTTGCCATGATGAGTCTTAAAACCGAGTTGGCTCTAAAACAGATGGACAAGGAGCAGTATGAAGCTGCTAGAAAGAATCTGGAAGAATTGAACCAGATCAGCCGAGACTCCATGTACGAGGTGCGTGAGATTGTCAATAAGCTCAAGTACCGAACGGTGGCCGAGGAGCTACTGGAACTTGAGCGGCTCTTTGACCTATCTGATATCGTCCTGACCGTGGATAGTAGCCTTGATTTAGACAGCCTGTCACCCGTTAGCCAGTCGACCTTGTCCATGGTGCTTCGTGAACTGGCCAATAATGTCATCAAACATAGCCAGGCCGATAGCTGTCAGATTCGTCTAAGACGTGATCATGGTATTGTACTTGAGATTGAGGATGATGGTTGTGGCTTTGAGGAAGTCACAGGACAAGAGCTACACAGTATCAGAGAGCGTCTCAGTTTGGTAGATGGAGACTTGGAAATTCTGTCTCAATCGCATCCAACCATTATTCGTGTACATTTGAAAGAGGGAGGAAAAGCATGA
- a CDS encoding ABC transporter permease yields MKALLKIEWIKTWRSWPVFIMSIGMPVGFFLLYSGMEMSPDPESQKAFILSYMLTMTGFSMSSFGFFTFPYMLREDQTEHWLTYIEHSKISIQAYYLSKIFRVLMNFMVAIIVTFCVGAFVRDVKMPLSHWLGSGALLLLSSLVFLSFGLLLAQIKSQQIMAIVGNIVFLGLAIIGGSWMPVTMFPKWVQHISEWTPIYHINQLVVNFSKKGEFSWKSLIFILVIATITTGLALFIKSYRESDHV; encoded by the coding sequence ATGAAAGCACTACTTAAAATCGAATGGATAAAAACATGGCGCAGTTGGCCCGTCTTTATCATGTCTATCGGAATGCCCGTCGGATTTTTCCTCTTGTATTCAGGTATGGAAATGAGTCCTGACCCAGAGTCACAAAAAGCCTTTATCTTGTCTTATATGTTGACGATGACAGGATTCTCTATGTCCAGCTTTGGTTTCTTTACCTTTCCCTACATGCTTAGAGAGGATCAAACGGAGCATTGGTTAACCTACATCGAACATTCAAAAATCAGTATTCAGGCCTACTATCTCTCTAAAATCTTCCGAGTTCTTATGAACTTTATGGTTGCTATCATCGTAACTTTCTGTGTAGGAGCTTTTGTGCGTGATGTTAAGATGCCATTATCACATTGGCTCGGTTCAGGTGCTCTTTTACTCTTGTCAAGTCTAGTCTTCCTATCCTTTGGCTTACTCCTAGCCCAAATTAAGTCTCAACAAATCATGGCTATCGTCGGAAATATCGTCTTTCTTGGACTTGCTATTATCGGTGGTTCTTGGATGCCAGTTACCATGTTTCCAAAATGGGTTCAGCACATTTCGGAGTGGACACCCATCTATCATATTAATCAGTTGGTAGTCAATTTCTCAAAAAAAGGGGAATTTTCATGGAAATCACTCATTTTTATCTTGGTCATTGCTACAATAACTACAGGCTTAGCCCTTTTTATCAAATCGTACAGAGAAAGTGACCATGTTTAG
- a CDS encoding ABC transporter ATP-binding protein: MSEAILQVTNLVKKIKGKTILDHISFEVGHGDCLALIGPNGAGKTTLMSCILGDKKASSSQVFIKGKKGKAQDQIAVLLQENTIPSQLKVKELLTFFQDISENGLSKVEIQALLQFKDDQYQQFANKLSGGQKRLLAFVLCLIGKPDILFLDEPTAGMDTTTRQRFWEIINDLKKSGVTILYSSHYIEEVEHTADRILVLHQGKLIRDTTPHAMRSEEKEKQVTLASRFAPSLDKLAAIYDVTEKRDVVTFMTKDIESVWSSLQAQGCRISDIEIQNKTLLDSLFDSTREDKS; encoded by the coding sequence ATGAGTGAAGCAATCCTTCAAGTCACAAATCTTGTCAAAAAGATTAAGGGAAAAACGATTTTAGACCATATTAGCTTTGAGGTGGGACATGGCGACTGTCTTGCTTTAATTGGGCCAAATGGTGCTGGTAAAACGACCTTAATGTCCTGCATTCTTGGTGATAAGAAAGCCAGTAGCAGTCAAGTCTTTATCAAGGGTAAAAAGGGTAAAGCACAAGATCAAATTGCTGTTCTCCTTCAAGAAAATACCATTCCCTCTCAATTAAAAGTCAAGGAACTGCTTACTTTTTTCCAAGATATTTCTGAAAATGGGTTATCTAAAGTAGAGATTCAAGCACTTTTACAATTCAAAGACGACCAGTATCAGCAGTTTGCGAACAAACTCTCAGGGGGACAAAAACGTCTTCTTGCCTTTGTCCTCTGTCTAATTGGCAAGCCTGACATTCTCTTTTTAGATGAGCCGACAGCAGGGATGGACACTACGACACGCCAACGTTTCTGGGAAATCATCAATGATCTGAAAAAGTCAGGTGTGACCATCCTCTATTCGTCACACTATATCGAAGAAGTCGAGCACACAGCGGACCGTATTTTGGTCCTTCATCAGGGGAAACTCATCAGGGATACTACGCCACACGCTATGCGTAGCGAAGAAAAGGAAAAACAAGTCACTTTAGCAAGTCGCTTTGCGCCAAGTCTTGACAAACTGGCAGCCATTTATGATGTGACTGAAAAACGCGATGTTGTAACCTTTATGACTAAAGATATTGAAAGTGTATGGAGTAGTTTACAAGCTCAAGGCTGTCGCATTTCTGACATTGAAATTCAAAACAAGACACTTTTAGATAGCCTATTTGATAGCACAAGGGAGGACAAGTCATGA
- a CDS encoding bile acid:sodium symporter family protein, whose protein sequence is MDSLVSFSKWLSKWFTAAVILWAVFNYAFPATSSWVIPNTAYLLGLILFGMGLTLTTEDFKRIAKRPIPVILGTVAHYVIMPGLAWLLCIIFHLKGATAAGVILVGSCPSGTSSSVMAFLSGGDVALDVSIETLSTLLAPLMIPTLLSFLADQYVSVPAQNLFLSTLRIVVVPIILGVVIHSIFGKKIDAIIKIMPLISQVAILLIVGAVVSANHANIFTAATALVIPVVILHNLCGYVLGFGFSKLLGLEEPQQKAITFEVGMQDSSLGATLAMKYFVPQAAIPSTIFSIWHNISGSILSSWWKNHSKKSH, encoded by the coding sequence ATGGATTCACTTGTATCTTTTAGTAAATGGCTCAGCAAATGGTTTACTGCAGCTGTTATTCTCTGGGCTGTCTTTAACTACGCCTTTCCAGCAACAAGTAGTTGGGTCATTCCCAATACGGCCTACTTGCTTGGTTTGATTCTCTTTGGTATGGGGCTTACCTTGACCACTGAGGATTTCAAGCGTATTGCTAAGCGTCCAATTCCTGTTATCCTTGGGACTGTTGCCCACTATGTCATCATGCCTGGTTTGGCTTGGTTGCTTTGTATAATTTTCCATCTTAAGGGTGCGACAGCGGCAGGTGTTATCCTAGTTGGGTCTTGTCCGAGTGGAACTTCATCTAGTGTCATGGCCTTTCTTTCAGGTGGGGATGTCGCCTTAGATGTTTCTATCGAAACCCTTTCAACCCTTTTGGCACCACTCATGATTCCAACGCTCTTGTCCTTTTTGGCTGATCAGTATGTCAGTGTGCCTGCACAGAACCTTTTTCTTAGTACCTTGCGTATCGTTGTTGTTCCTATCATCTTGGGTGTGGTTATCCACTCTATTTTTGGTAAGAAAATCGATGCCATCATTAAGATTATGCCTTTGATTTCACAGGTTGCCATCCTCTTGATTGTTGGGGCAGTGGTTTCTGCCAACCATGCCAATATTTTCACAGCAGCGACAGCTCTTGTCATTCCGGTTGTCATACTCCACAATCTTTGTGGTTATGTCCTTGGTTTTGGATTTTCAAAACTCCTTGGTTTGGAAGAACCTCAACAAAAAGCCATTACCTTCGAAGTGGGTATGCAAGACTCAAGCTTGGGGGCAACGCTTGCCATGAAATATTTCGTGCCACAAGCTGCTATCCCATCAACTATCTTTAGCATTTGGCACAATATCTCAGGTTCTATCCTCTCATCATGGTGGAAGAACCATTCAAAAAAGAGTCATTAA
- a CDS encoding cytidine deaminase family protein, with translation MDIWQKMYEKAQALYQPQEVSDFVYARHVVAAVEAEDGQIFTGFCMEGTCGVFHLCAERAALFNMYQETSQTKVKRIIAFRDQPPHGGPSGMPCGACREFLMELHPDNRNLEFMVDYETRQTITLGELLPLWWGEERAQQFEEKSKDKV, from the coding sequence ATGGATATTTGGCAGAAAATGTATGAAAAAGCTCAAGCCTTGTATCAGCCACAGGAAGTCTCAGACTTTGTCTATGCTAGGCATGTTGTAGCTGCCGTGGAGGCTGAAGATGGACAAATTTTCACAGGCTTTTGTATGGAAGGGACTTGTGGTGTTTTCCATCTTTGTGCCGAAAGAGCTGCCCTTTTTAATATGTATCAAGAGACTAGTCAGACCAAAGTTAAGCGTATTATTGCCTTTCGAGACCAGCCACCTCACGGTGGACCGTCTGGTATGCCTTGTGGAGCCTGTCGAGAATTTTTAATGGAGCTCCATCCTGACAATCGTAACTTAGAGTTTATGGTTGACTACGAAACACGTCAAACCATCACTCTGGGGGAATTGTTACCACTGTGGTGGGGAGAAGAACGGGCTCAGCAGTTTGAAGAGAAGTCGAAAGACAAGGTTTAA
- a CDS encoding ABC transporter permease, producing MFRLTNRLTLSNLIKNRKLYYPFALATILAIAITYIFTSLTLNPHLDDLTGSDPIKMVLGMGLVIVALSSGIIVLYANSFVMKNRSKELGLYSVLGLEKRHLFSMMLKETVILGFVTLLLGIGVGALFDKLIYAFLQRIIGESTGLVSTFQVMTITIVLVIFACIFSLLVLVNGFRLLRLNPLQLTKDGLKGEKKGRFLVIQTFLGLGAMGYGYYLALSVQNPVIAIMSFFLAVLLVILGTYLLFNAGTTVVLQLLKKKKSYYYKPNNMISISNLVFRMKKNAVGLATIAILSSMVLVTLVGAASIYAGKKDYLVSAAPHDYSVSGNKVDLTSTKKLMDDFLIKTGEQANEEVAVSYLFFGIKNQETNKLTVFTKNERKVVPKSIVLVFSQETFKQLTGKELNLSSNQIALYTKNKTLKTQKSLSIDGKNYQIHRQLGDFINKKVPNIYKIIVSDYSYLVVPDIKIFESSMKGTSIAQATYVGVNVKDPTHDAKKNLDLLDQIAGEATKQLAGQTTGVPESYFSANSRYDAEGMVNGFVGGTFFIGIFLSIIFMLGTVLVIYYKQISEGYEDRERFVILQKIGLDDLQVKQTIRKQVLTVFFLPLIFAFIHLAFAYHMISLIVRIIGVLNPDLMLVVTIIVCGVFFLAYILVFVLTSRSYRRIVSM from the coding sequence ATGTTTCGTCTAACCAATAGACTGACTTTGTCCAATCTCATAAAAAATCGTAAGCTTTATTATCCTTTTGCTTTGGCAACTATTCTGGCTATTGCCATTACCTATATTTTTACATCTTTAACGCTTAATCCACATCTGGATGACTTAACTGGGTCAGATCCTATCAAGATGGTTTTGGGTATGGGACTTGTGATTGTCGCCCTATCCTCAGGAATCATTGTTCTTTATGCCAACAGCTTTGTCATGAAAAACCGTTCAAAGGAGCTTGGTCTCTATAGTGTGTTAGGTTTAGAGAAGCGTCACCTCTTTAGTATGATGTTAAAAGAAACGGTGATTTTGGGTTTTGTGACTCTGCTTCTAGGTATAGGTGTAGGAGCGCTATTCGATAAACTCATCTATGCTTTTCTTCAAAGGATTATCGGTGAAAGTACTGGTTTAGTTTCAACCTTTCAGGTAATGACAATTACTATTGTTCTTGTCATCTTTGCTTGTATTTTTAGTTTGTTGGTTTTGGTAAATGGTTTCCGATTGCTACGGCTTAATCCTTTACAATTAACTAAAGATGGCCTTAAGGGTGAAAAAAAGGGACGTTTCCTAGTTATTCAGACCTTTTTGGGGCTTGGGGCTATGGGGTATGGTTACTACCTTGCTCTTTCTGTTCAGAATCCAGTAATAGCTATTATGAGTTTTTTCTTGGCTGTTTTACTAGTTATTCTAGGAACTTATCTTCTCTTTAATGCCGGGACAACAGTAGTTCTGCAACTCTTGAAAAAGAAGAAAAGCTACTATTACAAGCCTAATAATATGATTTCCATTTCCAACCTTGTCTTTCGGATGAAGAAAAATGCAGTTGGGCTGGCGACTATTGCTATCCTCTCAAGTATGGTTTTGGTGACACTTGTAGGAGCTGCAAGTATCTATGCTGGGAAAAAAGACTATTTGGTGAGTGCTGCTCCACATGATTATTCAGTTTCGGGCAATAAAGTTGACCTTACAAGCACTAAAAAGCTTATGGATGATTTCTTAATCAAAACAGGTGAGCAAGCAAATGAAGAAGTAGCTGTCTCTTATCTTTTCTTTGGTATAAAAAATCAAGAAACTAATAAGTTAACTGTTTTTACTAAAAATGAAAGAAAAGTTGTTCCAAAATCAATTGTTCTGGTCTTCTCTCAAGAAACCTTTAAGCAATTGACAGGGAAAGAACTCAATCTCAGTTCTAATCAAATTGCCTTATACACTAAGAATAAAACATTGAAGACGCAAAAGAGTCTGTCCATAGATGGTAAGAACTACCAGATTCATAGGCAACTTGGTGACTTTATCAATAAAAAAGTACCAAATATCTATAAGATTATTGTGTCAGATTATAGCTACTTAGTTGTACCAGATATCAAGATTTTTGAGTCATCAATGAAAGGGACATCAATAGCGCAAGCTACTTATGTTGGTGTTAACGTCAAGGACCCCACACATGATGCCAAGAAAAATTTAGATTTGCTAGACCAAATAGCAGGTGAAGCAACAAAACAGTTAGCTGGACAAACTACAGGTGTCCCTGAGTCTTACTTCTCTGCAAACAGCCGATATGATGCAGAAGGGATGGTAAATGGCTTTGTTGGCGGAACCTTCTTTATTGGTATCTTCCTATCCATCATCTTCATGCTTGGCACAGTTCTTGTGATTTACTATAAACAGATTTCCGAAGGTTATGAGGATCGTGAGCGCTTTGTTATTCTTCAAAAGATTGGTTTGGACGACCTTCAAGTCAAGCAAACCATTCGTAAGCAAGTTCTTACCGTCTTCTTCCTCCCTTTGATTTTTGCCTTTATTCACTTGGCCTTTGCTTATCATATGATCAGTTTGATTGTGCGTATCATTGGAGTTCTCAATCCAGATCTTATGTTAGTGGTCACTATCATTGTTTGTGGTGTTTTCTTCCTAGCTTATATCTTGGTTTTCGTCCTAACATCGCGTTCTTATCGTAGAATAGTATCAATGTAA
- a CDS encoding ABC transporter ATP-binding protein, translating to MTLLDVQHVKKIYKTRFKGNQVEALKDIHFTVDKGDYVAIMGESGSGKSTLLNILAMLDKPTAGRVYLNGMDTATIKNKDASSFRRERLGFVFQDFNLLDTLSVKDNILLPLVLSRRPLKQMMTQVDAISRQLGIHSLLEKYPYEISGGQNQRVAVARAIITKPEILLADEPTGALDSKSSAALLDVFDAINASGQTILMVTHSTAAASRAKRVLFIKDGILYNQIFKGDKSEHQMFQEISDTLTAMASEVN from the coding sequence ATGACATTACTAGATGTTCAACATGTTAAAAAAATCTATAAAACACGTTTCAAAGGAAATCAGGTTGAAGCCCTTAAAGATATCCATTTTACGGTTGATAAAGGTGACTATGTTGCAATCATGGGTGAGTCCGGGTCAGGAAAATCAACCTTGCTTAATATCCTTGCCATGCTTGATAAACCAACAGCAGGGCGTGTCTATCTGAATGGTATGGACACAGCAACCATCAAAAACAAGGATGCTTCTAGCTTCCGTCGTGAAAGATTAGGGTTTGTTTTCCAAGATTTCAATCTTTTAGATACCCTATCAGTTAAAGATAATATCCTGCTACCTTTGGTTCTTTCTCGTCGCCCACTTAAGCAAATGATGACACAAGTAGATGCAATCAGTCGTCAACTGGGAATTCATTCCTTACTGGAGAAGTACCCTTATGAAATTTCAGGTGGCCAAAATCAAAGGGTTGCGGTTGCGCGTGCAATCATCACAAAACCAGAAATACTCTTAGCAGATGAGCCAACAGGTGCTTTGGATTCCAAATCTTCAGCGGCGCTATTGGATGTTTTTGATGCTATTAATGCCAGCGGTCAGACCATTCTCATGGTAACTCACTCGACAGCGGCCGCCAGTCGAGCGAAGCGTGTTTTGTTTATCAAGGATGGTATTCTTTATAATCAAATCTTCAAAGGGGATAAGTCTGAACATCAAATGTTCCAAGAAATTTCCGATACACTAACTGCAATGGCAAGTGAGGTGAACTAA
- a CDS encoding sensor histidine kinase has protein sequence MMDKRQFVKYQIRSRLPFYLLFIFNEIILVLFAFLFEEAADILHYALTILTFVAIIIAIWDLVSSYQSYNLAYLYEKMTPSSPLEFYLAQALENAKESQMVQTEEERKRYTDLMDYYTLWVHQIKTPIAASQLLLGDVTDSKTRALLEQEVFKIDAYTNLVLQYLRLENFHDDLQLRQVALDPLVKEVVKKHSIFFIQKGLTINLHDLDVEVVTDEKWLLVIVEQVLSNSLKYTKSGGIDIYFKDNRLYLKDSGIGIKDSDILRVFERGFSGYNGRLTQQSSGLGLYLSKKIADQLGHDISISSQVGQGTTVSIHFQKQKLAID, from the coding sequence ATGATGGATAAGCGTCAATTTGTCAAATATCAGATTAGGTCTCGTCTACCTTTCTATCTTTTGTTTATTTTTAATGAAATCATCTTGGTTTTGTTTGCCTTTTTATTTGAAGAGGCAGCAGATATTCTTCATTATGCCTTGACCATACTGACATTTGTGGCTATCATCATAGCTATTTGGGACTTGGTTAGCTCTTATCAGTCTTATAACTTAGCCTATCTCTATGAGAAAATGACACCATCAAGTCCTTTAGAGTTTTATCTAGCTCAGGCCTTGGAAAATGCTAAGGAGAGTCAAATGGTTCAGACTGAGGAGGAGCGCAAGCGCTATACAGATTTGATGGACTACTATACCCTTTGGGTGCATCAAATCAAGACGCCAATAGCGGCTAGTCAATTATTGTTAGGGGATGTTACAGATAGTAAAACGAGGGCTCTCTTGGAGCAAGAGGTCTTCAAGATTGATGCCTACACCAATCTGGTCTTGCAGTATTTACGTTTGGAAAACTTTCATGATGATTTGCAGTTGAGGCAGGTTGCATTAGACCCCTTGGTTAAAGAAGTTGTTAAAAAGCATAGTATTTTCTTTATTCAAAAAGGATTAACTATTAATCTACATGACTTGGATGTTGAGGTCGTTACAGATGAAAAATGGCTCTTGGTTATCGTAGAGCAGGTCTTATCAAATAGTTTGAAGTACACAAAAAGTGGTGGCATTGACATTTACTTCAAAGATAATAGGCTTTATCTTAAAGATTCTGGGATTGGTATCAAGGATAGTGATATTTTACGTGTCTTTGAGCGTGGTTTTTCAGGTTACAATGGCCGCTTAACTCAGCAGTCGTCTGGACTGGGTCTCTATCTTTCAAAGAAAATAGCTGATCAGCTTGGACATGATATTAGTATTAGCTCCCAAGTAGGTCAAGGAACCACAGTTTCCATTCATTTTCAAAAGCAGAAGTTGGCTATTGATTAA